One window of Etheostoma spectabile isolate EspeVRDwgs_2016 chromosome 6, UIUC_Espe_1.0, whole genome shotgun sequence genomic DNA carries:
- the LOC116691744 gene encoding macrophage mannose receptor 1 translates to MDCLTLILLFLGFSLHSCSRFPPRKYYYVNSAMNWADAQLYCREKYSDLATITSMDDVSRLQPDFSYSLAWIGLADDPKSWRDSMGNDSNSWRSSATGETSKTGYKKWSVNNPSSTNGNENCVQMYSDGTWNDAPCGLYLSFVCYYVTNENKKTYVFVPTLKTWTSARDYCRKYYTDLPMIENNVENTEVFSAKPANADPWIGLYRVPWTWSDKTQSSFTNWLPGDPDNNGGNLHCSVENPFHKWNDITCSTKFPFICHQVLKLKTTVRMTLKTRADLTDPATNSQILQQLEAELKRRGWTDFKLRWMIQPKKLENAKLTEPPSF, encoded by the exons GATTCAGCCTCCACTCCTGCTCTCGATTCCCCCCCCGTAAGTACTACTACGTTAACTCGGCCATGAACTGGGCTGATGCTCAGCTTTACTGCAGAGAGAAATACTCTGACCTGGCGACCATTACAAGCATGGATGATGTAAGCAGGCTACAACCTGATTTCAGCTATTCATTGGCATGGATCGGACTGGCAGATGACCCCAAATCCTGGAGGGATAGCATGGGCAATGATTCCAACTCGTGGAGATCGTCAGCGACTGGTGAAACAAGCAAAACCGGTTACAAGAAGTGGTCTGTAAACAATCCATCAAGTAcaaatggaaatgaaaactGTGTGCAAATGTACTCTGATGGAACATGGAATGATGCTCCCTGTGGCTTATACCTAAGTTTTGTTTGTTACTATG ttacaaatgaaaataagaaaacgTATGTGTTCGTCCCAACTTTGAAAACGTGGACCAGTGCCCGTGACTACTGCAGAAAATACTACACAGACTTACCAATGATCGAGAACAATGTGGAAAACACGGAGGTCTTTTCTGCAAAACCAGCCAATGCTGACCCTTGGATTGGTTTGTACCGAGTGCCGTGGACTTGGTCCGACAAAACCCAAAGCTCCTTCACAAACTGGCTACCTGGCGACCCAGATAACAATGGTGGTAACCTCCACTGTAGTGTTGAGAACCCTTTCCATAAATGGAATGACATTACGTGTTCAACCAAATTCCCTTTCATCTGTCATCAAG TTTTAAAATTGAAGACCACTGTGAGGATGACGTTAAAGACTAGAGCTGACTTAACAGATCCAGCTACCAACTCCCAGATCCTCCAACAG CTGGAAGCAGAGCTAAAAAGACGTGGCTGGACTGACTTCAAGCTGCGATGGATGATCCAGCCCAAAAAATTGGAGAATGCGAAACTCACAGAACCGCCAAGCTTTTAA